A stretch of DNA from Peromyscus maniculatus bairdii isolate BWxNUB_F1_BW_parent chromosome 7, HU_Pman_BW_mat_3.1, whole genome shotgun sequence:
ACCCCACCATGAATGACTCACTACCTGATCTGTCCTGCCGTCTCTATTAAGAGCTTTTTCTACCCAGTGAATTTTTACTGTTCTTTGAAGCTCTGGATTCGACGCTAATTTGAAAGAAGGTGCCCTTGAATGACCTGGGACGTGGGAACCAAAAAAGACAGGAATTGGTACCTAGGGGTGATGGGTGAATTTCTGGTTTCAAAAATATGCACTGCTGTGCAAACAGCTGCCTTTTATATGCTTTAAGTCCTAAAAGGAATGAGTGTGATTCAGAAACTAGGCTTAATGAACTGTGGCTCTTCACTGAGCTCTGCCAAAATCCCTTCTGTGCTGCAGGGGCATATCCACGCAGCTCTAACCAGAAGGTAAACTCCCAATCTGCCTGCAAGTGGTAGTGTCTGCTCAGGGCATGGGACTCTGCAAATCAGCTGGAGTAGTCCATGGGAATGCCACAAGTGTCTGCCTCTCTAATGCCAATACCGAGAAGTTGTTTTCTTCGTCTCCTGCttctgaaacagaaacaaagaggccGCTGTAGTTCTCCATAttcttctcctgtctcctttctcttgaGCAGTTCTCTCGGGCTACTCTAGCTCCCCTACTAGACTATGGTAACAAGAAAATAGTTTTCTAGTGTCCCCATTCTTGCCCTTCCAACACGCACTTGCTCCATCCTGGTCAACGTCCCCACCTAGTGGTTTAAATTTGCcagcttctcttcccttccctttccaatAGCTTTGAACTGGGCACCAGggttaagaaaataataaaggcgCCTGGTGATGGATGGAGTTGGAAGACTGGAGGCCACCTTAAAAATGTGGTGGGAAAATGCTTAATATGCTGACGTTTCTGGCCTCAGGGAAAGGAGCGgggtgtgtgtttttcttttgcttttcctttttttaaaatcatctgcTGCAATCCGGCTTAAACCCCTTACTAAAAGGAGTGCCCTCTCGAAGCTTGGatggtttgtattttctttaccaCACTTGCTAACAAATGAAAGTATAGTAATTTAGTTGACCATCACCCACTGTCTTTGCCCCTCCTAGAATATAACTGCTGTAATTGGTTCTGAATTTGCCCTGTTCGTTTCCATATTCCTAGTGCAGAGAACACCCAGCGTCAATTATGTATTCTAATCCAGCATCAATTACTCATTCTAATTTTTGCCTGGCTGGCTGACTTAGAGGACCAACAATGCAGGGAATTTGGTTTGGGGCCATGTCATCTTAGGTAAAAGTCTCTCATATAGGTCTGGAGTTACTCCACTTTTGAAATTGCAGATGATCCCTGACTCACCTCTGAGACAGCATGATTTGAGTCTTATAAAAACACACTTGCGGAGAACCTGATGAATTCAATTATACCGCGGCTTTCATTGGATCCACCCAACATACCAAACACAAACTTAGGTTCTTGGGACTTACAGTGGACCGCTTAGTGCTCAAGACCGATAATACATTTCCCTTCACGTTCAACTTTTGATTTGTACGTGTaccctgtatttggttctgttCAGATTGGAGGAAAAACCCAGCACAAGGAATCTGCTGAGGGTTTGGGGGCCTGGCTGCCTTGCTTACTGCCCCCTATGGCAGAATTGCGATCTTTTTGTGGAGGGCAAAGGAGACAGTGTGATGAGTGCAGTGAGGATGGCTCGGAGGcccctttattttctctttcctgggcGGGCTGAAGGGAAGAAGTTCTTCCCTGGAAACTCGGGTACTGAGCCGCCAGCCACTGGAACGAGGCTGGAGCCAAATGTTTAATTTCACATACAGTAACTGGCTTCTCTTTATGACATTGTTTTAAATCTTGCAGACAGCTTCTCTCCCGATGACTCACAAAGTTAAAGGGGGAAGACTGGATGACAAGCCCAATTTTCTAAATGCAGATAAGAAAATGTGTTGTTAATGTACTAAGAGTTAAAGACATCTCAAAGCCCCAAGCGTGAAGTATAAAATGCTCAAATTGGTTTCTTCCTTCTAAGGCAGCATCTCTGGCGCCTCCTTCCAACCTGGGTGTGGCCTTCCGTGTTGGGTTAGATTCCAGAAAGGAGAGTTCAGAGATTAGGGCTTGCTCCACCTACCACCAACCTCCAGGAAAGAGGGAGGTGGTGGTAGGCGGAAGCCTAGACCCGGACGCCCGCACTAAGTCTGTGGCAGCGACTAAGGGCGTGGATTGACTGCGGGAGCGCTAGGACTCAAAGCCCGCAGAGGCAAGAACAGGACGTCCCGTTCCCCATTCCCCGCCTGAAAGGCGACTGACTCTGAGTGTCAGGGTCGGGAGAAGGGACAAGGTGACGAAAACTGCGAGAGAGGGCGGTAGGACCCGGCGGGAGAAGTCTGTGGCCGGGAATGGAACTGGgcgggaggaaaagagggagggagagagctaaAGCGAAGGTGCTGTGCCGCTGGCGTCTGCACTCGCCGCACTGCACGAGTTGCAAGACTGGACCAGGCTGGACCCAGATAGTATAAAAGGAGCCTCACCGGCTCCGAGGCTCACACCTAGCTCCCGGGCTGGCGCACGCCGggttcctcctgctccccccgaCACCTGCCCCCTCCTGGTCTACGGCTCCAGGTGCCTCAGCCCCGTGCGCCTCGCGGCATGGCTCCCAGCGGCGCGGCTGGAACCCAGGGGGTGGTGACGGCTGCTGCACGGCTCGAGCAGCTGCAGCTCCGACCCCAGAGTCTCCCTTCTGGTGGCCGCGTCTCCGCGGGGCAGCTCGCCCGGGTGGCCAGCGCGTGAAAAGGGAGGGAGTGCGGAGCTCTGGCGCCAGGCGCGGCGCGGCTCGCAGACTTCACAATCCCCCAAGTCAGGCGGTGGCCACAGAAAGTGGCCCTGCCCTGGGTGGGGGGCGCGGGGCGGGGATGCAAGCCCCAGACTCTGCACTGGCATGCAAGCTTAGGTCTGTACAACGAGGAAACTCCTGCGGGCGGAGTCTGCAGATTCCGGAGCGCCCGGGTTAGGAGAAGCTGAGCCCTGAACAATTGGGGTAAGAGGTCCCACTTGACCTGAGACACCCTCCTCAAGCGATACTTAGCCCTTCTCCACTGTTTGCCTCCAGGGAGCCTGAGCGGAGCTGGACTGGGTGGGCCAGTGCTTTAATCACCCGGGCGAAGACGGGGCGTGGAGAGGAGCTAGCAGACGCGGCGGCAGCGCTGGGCGCACTGGAAGTGCAGGGGACGCGCCCGCCGGCTTGGTGGCCGCGCCTGTGACCTCTCCTTTCGGCTAAGAACCCAGGCGGAGGAGTTACTGAGGAGCCCACGGAACTGGCTAGGCAAAGGAGACAAGCCCGTGGTCTCCATGATCTTCCCATCCTCCGTTCTCTCCCTTGTCCGCTCCATGCTCAAGAGCTGCGCTCCGCAGCCCGGGCGAGGAGAGCCATGGAGGAGCAGGGAGTTCAGTGCGCCCCGCCGCCTCCTGCCGCCTCCCAGACAGGGGTACCTCTTGTCAACCTCTCTCACAACTGCAGCGCAGACAGCTACATTTACCAGGACTCCATCGCCATGCCCTGGAAAGTCCTGCTGGTTGCTTTGCTGGCTCTCATCACCTTGGCCACCACGCTCTCCAACGCCTTTGTGATAGCCACGGTGTATCGGACCCGGAAGCTGCACACCCCAGCTAATTACCTGATTGCCTCTCTGGCCGTCACTGACCTGCTCGTGTCCATCCTGGTGATGCCCATCAGCACCATGTACACGGTCACTGGACGCTGGACACTAGGCCAGGTGGTCTGTGACTTCTGGCTGTCGTCGGATATCACCTGTTGCACTGCTTCCATTATGCATCTCTGTGTCATCGCCCTGGACCGCTACTGGGCCATCACTGATGCGGTAGAGTATTCTGCTAAAAGGACTCCCAAAAGGGCGGCCATCATGATAGCCCTGGTGTGGATCTTCTCCATCTCTATTTCGCTGCCACCCTTCTTCTGGCGTCAAGCCAAAGCTGAGGAGGAGGTGCTGGACTGTTTTGTGAACACCGACCACGTCCTCTACACAGTCTACTCCACGGTGGGCGCTTTCTATTTACCCACCCTGCTCCTCATCGCCCTCTATGGCCGCATCTATGTGGAAGCCCGCTCCCGGATTTTGAAACAGACACCCAACAAGACCGGCAAGCGCTTGACACGAGCCCAGCTGATAACAGACTCCCCTGGGTCCACGTCCTCGGTCACCTCCATTAACTCCAGGGCTCCCGACGTGCCCAGTGAGTCCGGGTCTCCAGTGTACGTGAACCAAGTCAAAGTGAGAGTCTCAGACGCCCTGCTGGAAAAGAAGAAACTCATGGCCGCTAGGGAGCGCAAAGCCACCAAGACCCTAGGGATCATTTTAGGAGCATTTATTGTGTGCTGGCTGCCCTTCTTCATCATCTCCCTGGTGATGCCTATCTGCAAGGATGCCTGCTGGTTTCACATGGCCATCTTTGACTTCTTCAACTGGCTAGGCTATCTTAACTCCCTCATCAACCCCATCATCTACACCATGTCCAATGAGGACTTCAAACAAGCATTCCATAAACTGATACGCTTTAAGTGCACAGGTTGACTTGTCAATGGCAGTGGGGTCGCCTAGGCGGCCTTTGGGGATCAAGTTGGGTCTTTTGCAGGTAGGTCAAATCTTCTTTCCCTGTTACTGGGTGGAAGCAAGGCTCTCTGTCCCGGGCAAGGGCAATGGATCCTGTGAATCCGGGCAGCTCTGAGAGAGCACTCTGGAAGGTGAACTGCTCCAACTACTGCAAAGCTTCCATGCTGAGGAGGTTAGCCTTTTGTCCTCAAAGCCCGGGCTCAGCACAGATCCTCCTGCAGCCAATCACACAAAAGGTTGCAACTTTTTAACGTTGATGATGGATGGGGGGATGCCCCGTTTTGTACCATGGACATTGCCCTCTAAGCCAGTGGCACTTGTAGGTGTTGTCGGAAGCCTATCTGAGACAGATCTACACACAGCCTGGCAGTACTTGAACTAGACAATTAATACCCTGTGCTTTGGGGGGAACTTTGTGTTACAGCTTAATTTTAGAACACTCACTTTGACATCCTTCagtcttcatttgtttatttaaatgtggTTGGAGAAACTTGTGGATTTGGTGCTTCAAACACTAAATGTGGCTTGGACGGCACAGAGCAACCTTGAAGAGTTAAAGTGAAATTCTGATGATAAGAGCTCTATTTTTATTACAATCAAAAAATATatgggggtggtgggtgggaatgggagatgggAGTGTTACACTGAGGATCAACACCTAAGAGTGTTTGTTTTCTGCAGagttctaattttttaaattcctgttTTGTGATCGTCAAACTACAACTCTAACAGCTCAAACAAAACATAATGTGTGCTAGTGCCAAAGTCTGCAGGCTGCGTGGTTTCCTAATCTCATGTACCAGTCATTTTACACACTTAAATCCCCACCAATGGAGGGTATGCTGAGTGACTCAGTCCAAACTGCTGCTGGTAGAGGAGTTTGTCAAATGGATTAGAGTTGGATACAGTTCCTTAACAAGAAAGTATCTTTCTTCCTTATCTAGTTCCGTGCTATACGGAGGAGACTGATGAAACAGATGCTATTTCTTATATAATTAAGGAATAAAGGGGGAGATAAGAGGATGTATATTTTTGACTtgtaaaaaaatcttaaaatgcatGAGACAATTTTTGATAATCATTTGCACTCTCTCCCATCTGTGGTTCCTTTGTGTGCAAATATATAAAGTAAACAAGAGAACAAGTTTCCCTGTCCAGAAATCTTCAAAACGCAGCCAGAACACCCCAAACTATATTAaagtgtgcatgagagagagagcctgggactccaccttgtttttttcttacTATTGAAGTTTGGGTAGGAgcagctagaaaaaaaaagacacattagAAATTTAGAAAAGCCGAGAGAGCCTGAAATTGAacctattttctttataattcatATAGCCAGACCTCAGGCTTAATAAACAACCAGGAAACTGGCAAGCCTGCTAGCCTTGGAGATGTGTTACTGACCTGCCATGTCAGTGACGATAACATCTAAAATTACTGAACCGTATCTCTCTTTCTAAGTTTCAACGGCACTTGGTTATTTTGAATTCACTCTGAGGGGTACATAATACAGCAAAATCACATActagaagatgaaaaaaaaattgcactttCTTAACAAAAAGAAGCAGTCCCGAAGGGTCATCTGTAAGAACAAGTGTGTATGTGGAATGTTTAATATGCCAAAGAAGATTCACAGTCCTTGCTTCAGAGGCTGTCTGCACTCGAGACCTTTTGTCTGCAGAAGGAAGTTGTCTTTATAAAATGGATCCACTCCCTGTGTAAAGCTGCCCAGTCCAGATCATCAGACAATAGATGTAGTGAGCTGAATTACACTGCTCGCCTACTGTGCAGACCTTCACACTGGGTAATGACTCTGAAAAGATGCTAGTCAAAAGTTCACATGTACTGTAGGTAAAAAAGGGAATTTCAACAAACATTATACCTGACACTGGAGTAAGATAAAATCTTAGGCATTAGATAATCCTGTAGATTTCTGCTGGATCCCTAGTTTCTTTGTGCTTTGTAA
This window harbors:
- the Htr1b gene encoding 5-hydroxytryptamine receptor 1B, coding for MEEQGVQCAPPPPAASQTGVPLVNLSHNCSADSYIYQDSIAMPWKVLLVALLALITLATTLSNAFVIATVYRTRKLHTPANYLIASLAVTDLLVSILVMPISTMYTVTGRWTLGQVVCDFWLSSDITCCTASIMHLCVIALDRYWAITDAVEYSAKRTPKRAAIMIALVWIFSISISLPPFFWRQAKAEEEVLDCFVNTDHVLYTVYSTVGAFYLPTLLLIALYGRIYVEARSRILKQTPNKTGKRLTRAQLITDSPGSTSSVTSINSRAPDVPSESGSPVYVNQVKVRVSDALLEKKKLMAARERKATKTLGIILGAFIVCWLPFFIISLVMPICKDACWFHMAIFDFFNWLGYLNSLINPIIYTMSNEDFKQAFHKLIRFKCTG